A stretch of Syntrophus gentianae DNA encodes these proteins:
- a CDS encoding sensor histidine kinase yields the protein MFGLRHKLSLGFGGLLLILLIIGVQGILRFQELGQSIDVILRENYNSIVACQQMKENLSSMDRGIMLTFLGYPQEGEEQIRKNEALFAEALQMELNNVTLPGEREKARALQALIIRYRAVLQEIRKRSLPDNVSRRLYLAELMPLSQQVKQSADEILQLNQQNMNAADSRARKLAASAQRQMVLLLSFGVFIAMIFLSFTGKWILHPIHRLTRSAEAIRDGNLELVVPAESRDEIGRLSEAFNDMAESLREFRRSDEARLLRMERATQEAFDHLPDALAILNPEGKVEISSAAARSLFGLMAGISLQDLPLDDLQTLFRETVSGAKSRQPETGHRIHQRFVDGDERFFRSDMAPIRDRRGNLSGMILMMQDITEQRRLSEMKRGMISTVSHQLKTPLTSVRMAVHLLLEEKIGPLTEKQEELLLAAREESDLLYRILTDLLDISRIGSGRLQMNCREEAPRTLILEALEPIRMAARDRGIEVVTELGDALPPVYADPVQIGQVFSNLLNNALRYTAPGGRIAISAAAEGEMVRFFVSDTGSGIPHQFLQRIFEQFFRVPDQPTEKGAGLGLAIAKEIVEAHGGNINVESREGQGTTFSFTLKKADSLGDQE from the coding sequence AAACCTGAGTTCCATGGACCGCGGCATAATGCTGACCTTCCTGGGATACCCGCAGGAGGGGGAGGAACAGATCAGGAAGAATGAAGCCCTCTTCGCCGAGGCGCTCCAGATGGAGTTGAACAACGTCACCCTGCCCGGAGAGAGGGAAAAAGCAAGGGCGCTCCAGGCGCTTATTATCCGTTACCGGGCAGTTCTTCAGGAAATCCGGAAACGCTCCCTGCCGGACAACGTCAGCCGGCGCCTTTATTTAGCGGAGCTGATGCCCCTTTCTCAACAGGTGAAGCAATCGGCCGATGAGATCCTCCAATTAAACCAGCAGAACATGAATGCTGCCGACAGCCGGGCCAGAAAGCTGGCCGCATCCGCCCAGCGCCAGATGGTCCTCCTCTTGTCGTTCGGAGTTTTTATTGCTATGATATTTCTAAGTTTTACAGGTAAATGGATACTTCATCCCATTCATCGCCTCACCCGTTCGGCGGAAGCGATCCGGGATGGAAATCTGGAGCTGGTGGTGCCGGCTGAGTCTCGGGATGAAATCGGCCGGCTCTCGGAAGCCTTCAACGATATGGCGGAAAGCCTCCGGGAATTCCGTCGCAGTGACGAGGCGAGGCTGCTTCGTATGGAGCGGGCCACCCAGGAAGCCTTCGATCATTTACCGGATGCCCTGGCCATTCTGAATCCCGAAGGAAAAGTGGAAATCTCGTCGGCGGCAGCGCGAAGCCTTTTTGGTCTTATGGCAGGGATTTCCCTGCAGGATCTTCCCCTGGATGACCTGCAGACCCTGTTTCGGGAAACCGTCTCCGGCGCAAAATCCAGGCAGCCGGAAACCGGTCACCGGATTCATCAGCGTTTTGTCGATGGGGATGAACGTTTTTTCCGTTCCGATATGGCGCCCATCAGGGACCGGCGGGGAAATTTGAGCGGGATGATCCTCATGATGCAGGATATCACAGAACAGCGCCGTCTTTCTGAAATGAAAAGGGGGATGATCTCCACCGTTTCCCATCAGCTTAAAACCCCCTTGACTTCGGTCCGCATGGCCGTTCATCTGCTACTTGAAGAAAAGATCGGCCCGCTGACGGAAAAGCAGGAGGAACTTCTCCTGGCCGCCCGCGAAGAAAGCGACCTGCTGTACCGCATTCTGACGGATCTTCTGGATATCAGCCGCATCGGCTCCGGCCGGCTGCAGATGAATTGCCGGGAGGAGGCGCCCCGGACGCTGATCCTCGAAGCGCTGGAACCCATCCGGATGGCAGCCCGGGATCGGGGCATCGAGGTTGTTACGGAACTTGGCGATGCCCTGCCCCCGGTTTATGCCGATCCGGTCCAGATCGGCCAGGTCTTTTCCAACCTCCTGAACAATGCCCTTCGCTATACCGCTCCAGGTGGGCGGATTGCCATCTCGGCGGCGGCGGAAGGGGAAATGGTCCGTTTTTTCGTCTCTGATACGGGAAGCGGAATTCCGCACCAGTTTCTTCAGCGGATCTTTGAGCAATTCTTCCGGGTTCCGGATCAGCCGACAGAAAAAGGCGCCGGGTTGGGACTGGCCATTGCCAAGGAGATTGTGGAGGCCCATGGCGGCAATATCAACGTGGAAAGCCGGGAGGGGCAGGGGACCACTTTTTCCTTCACCCTGAAAAAGGCGGATTCGCTGGGAGATCAGGAGTAA